The uncultured Hyphomonas sp. genome includes a region encoding these proteins:
- a CDS encoding GNAT family N-acetyltransferase, giving the protein MDETNFRIEIVTGLEEVAPDAWNAVANPPGLRRDPFLSWEFLEALESSGAATPETGWIPRHILVRDANDVLRGAMPLYGKTHSRGEFVFDHSWADAFERAGGAYYPKLLSAVPFTPVTGRRRLAAPGPDEARIKSLLLNAAVSFAEQNKLSSLHINFMEEDDSQSLMLNGMLCRTDQQFHWLNQDYESFDDFLAELSSSKRKNLRKERARAQEGLDFVHVRGGDITEAHLDRFYDFYMDTGSRKWGSPYLTRRTFSLLRERMADDMLFVFAMEDGEAIAGALNMIGSDTLYGRYWGTIDPRPMLHFETCYYQAIDYAIAHGLRVVEAGAQGGHKLARGYVPVLTYSAHWISHPGLRDAVADYLERERAAVEHDLDYLNERTPFKKGQ; this is encoded by the coding sequence ATGGACGAAACGAACTTCCGCATCGAAATCGTCACAGGGCTCGAAGAGGTCGCCCCGGATGCGTGGAATGCCGTCGCCAATCCGCCAGGTCTGCGCCGTGATCCATTCCTGAGCTGGGAATTCCTGGAGGCGTTGGAAAGTTCCGGTGCCGCAACCCCCGAAACGGGTTGGATTCCCCGGCACATTCTGGTGCGGGACGCGAACGATGTGTTGCGCGGCGCCATGCCGCTCTACGGCAAGACGCATTCTCGCGGCGAGTTCGTTTTCGATCATTCCTGGGCCGACGCCTTCGAGCGCGCTGGCGGTGCCTATTATCCGAAACTGCTGAGCGCCGTGCCCTTCACGCCTGTCACAGGGCGCCGGCGCCTCGCCGCACCCGGACCGGACGAGGCCCGGATCAAATCCCTGCTGCTGAATGCTGCAGTCAGTTTCGCGGAGCAGAACAAGCTGTCATCGCTTCATATCAATTTCATGGAAGAGGATGACTCCCAGTCCCTGATGCTGAACGGTATGCTGTGCCGGACAGACCAGCAGTTCCACTGGCTCAATCAGGACTATGAAAGCTTCGATGATTTCCTGGCTGAGCTTTCGTCGTCGAAACGCAAGAATTTGCGCAAGGAACGCGCCAGGGCCCAGGAAGGGCTCGACTTCGTGCATGTGCGCGGCGGCGATATTACCGAAGCGCATCTCGATCGCTTTTACGACTTCTACATGGACACGGGCAGCCGCAAATGGGGCTCCCCCTATCTGACCCGGAGAACTTTCTCGCTCCTGCGGGAACGCATGGCTGACGACATGCTCTTTGTCTTTGCCATGGAAGACGGTGAAGCCATCGCGGGCGCGCTGAACATGATCGGCTCTGACACGCTCTACGGCCGATACTGGGGCACAATCGATCCACGTCCGATGCTGCACTTCGAAACCTGTTATTATCAGGCCATCGACTATGCGATTGCTCACGGTCTTCGCGTGGTTGAGGCTGGTGCGCAGGGCGGGCACAAGCTGGCGCGGGGATACGTCCCGGTACTGACTTACTCAGCCCACTGGATTTCCCACCCCGGCCTGCGTGACGCAGTTGCAGACTATCTGGAACGCGAGCGCGCCGCGGTGGAGCATGACCTGGACTACCTCAATGAACGGACGCCCTTTAAGAAGGGCCAATGA